One window from the genome of Desulfuribacillus alkaliarsenatis encodes:
- a CDS encoding ABC transporter substrate-binding protein, which yields MKKHKLASLIIISLLFAVAVIGCGQSTQSEHTEQPKPIDIQENGQDQVAEDRDLPQRIVSIVPGMTEVLFDLGLEDRIVGVTLNCDYPVVAASKAIVGDWIINMESLLALEPDLVVGMPSANFQTLDEIEALGINVLAVEAQSIEGIYEIYREVGIVTGTEAMAEEIIENMQNQIATVEEKIATINDEDRLRVFLEIGYEPLYSASVGSLQHELLIIAGGVNAVTVESPWVEYSMESVLADNPDAIIITHPASTAADVAKRSGYSQVTAVVEDRVTDNIDPNILVRPTQRAAQGIEEIAEFLYPQLFN from the coding sequence ATGAAAAAACATAAATTGGCATCATTGATTATTATTAGCTTGTTATTTGCAGTAGCCGTAATTGGCTGCGGTCAATCAACACAGTCTGAACATACAGAACAACCTAAGCCAATAGATATACAGGAAAATGGGCAAGACCAAGTAGCAGAAGATCGTGATTTGCCACAACGTATTGTATCAATAGTACCTGGAATGACAGAGGTGTTATTCGATTTAGGTTTAGAGGATAGAATCGTTGGAGTTACATTAAACTGTGATTATCCAGTCGTAGCAGCATCGAAGGCAATCGTAGGTGACTGGATTATTAATATGGAAAGCTTACTGGCATTAGAGCCAGACTTAGTAGTAGGAATGCCATCAGCTAATTTTCAGACTTTAGATGAGATAGAGGCTTTAGGTATTAACGTGCTAGCGGTAGAAGCTCAATCTATAGAAGGTATTTATGAGATATATCGAGAAGTAGGTATTGTAACTGGAACAGAAGCTATGGCAGAAGAGATTATTGAGAATATGCAAAATCAAATTGCTACTGTAGAAGAAAAGATAGCGACAATAAATGATGAAGACCGTTTGCGTGTATTTTTAGAGATTGGTTACGAGCCGCTATATTCTGCTAGCGTAGGATCTTTGCAGCATGAGTTACTAATAATTGCAGGTGGAGTGAATGCTGTTACGGTAGAAAGTCCGTGGGTAGAATACAGTATGGAATCCGTACTTGCTGATAATCCTGACGCAATTATTATAACACATCCAGCTAGTACTGCTGCCGATGTAGCAAAGCGTAGTGGTTATAGTCAAGTAACGGCAGTAGTAGAAGATCGCGTTACCGATAACATCGATCCGAATATTTTAGTGCGCCCTACCCAGCGTGCTGCGCAAGGTATTGAAGAAATAGCAGAGTTCTTATATCCACAGTTATTTAACTAA
- a CDS encoding histidine phosphatase family protein, translated as MQLILVRHGETEWNRLGKYQGHSDIALNDKGREQARMVGSWMLNWQRGQQTEVLAIYTSDLARAIETGDVIRRMLGISNNNIFQDDRIRELSFGLWEGLTFTEVYENYREQFDCWYNDTQMVKIPGGESIADMTQRSLELLKNLATDNKIDGTIIVVTHGGTIKALLNHFDNRYDLWDTTIKPGSITMISSKRDSFEIQEVGVVIDI; from the coding sequence ATGCAATTAATCTTAGTAAGACACGGGGAAACTGAGTGGAATAGATTAGGAAAATATCAAGGTCATAGCGATATAGCGCTCAATGATAAAGGTCGAGAGCAAGCACGGATGGTCGGCAGTTGGATGCTCAACTGGCAGCGGGGACAGCAAACAGAAGTTTTAGCAATATACACAAGTGATTTAGCTCGTGCTATTGAGACTGGAGATGTTATTCGGAGGATGCTTGGAATTTCAAACAACAATATTTTTCAAGATGATAGAATTCGTGAGCTATCCTTTGGTCTATGGGAGGGTCTGACATTTACAGAAGTCTATGAAAACTACCGTGAGCAATTTGATTGCTGGTATAATGATACGCAAATGGTTAAAATACCTGGTGGTGAATCGATTGCCGATATGACACAAAGGTCATTGGAGTTACTGAAGAATCTTGCTACCGACAACAAGATCGATGGGACAATAATTGTAGTTACCCACGGGGGGACAATTAAAGCTCTCTTAAATCATTTTGATAATAGATACGATCTGTGGGATACCACTATCAAACCTGGGTCAATCACAATGATTTCTAGTAAGCGTGATTCGTTTGAAATACAAGAGGTTGGTGTCGTGATAGATATTTAG
- the cobD gene encoding threonine-phosphate decarboxylase CobD, whose amino-acid sequence MPAINQKSKPFHGGNVWAAARKWGTPLEEIIDFSANINPLGPSVQSIDAINQSIKAIHNYPEPDAMSCRTILAKHLSIPIENLSLGNGGAELIYLLGRLFYKKRVIVLAPTFAEYGQGILDANIKAIPLDIANHFSLPIEEILQELQFEDLLFLGNPNNPTGKVFERDELLEIINVAKEKNVTVIVDEAFIDFIADDKHVSLRSYVDEYHNLIVLGSLTKFFAIPALRIGYAVSSKQTIKKIQALLPPWNTNLFALVAAEAALLDLDYIQQTKVTVAEEREFLYNELSSIGLLDVLPSDVNFLLLSIKSRKITAKNLYEQLEKQGILIRTCDSFTNLTPYHFRIAVRTRAENERLLQAIKEVLMACN is encoded by the coding sequence GTGCCAGCAATAAATCAGAAATCGAAGCCATTCCATGGCGGAAATGTTTGGGCCGCGGCGCGGAAATGGGGAACTCCCTTAGAAGAAATTATTGATTTTAGCGCAAATATAAATCCTTTAGGTCCATCTGTTCAGTCAATAGATGCTATCAACCAGTCAATAAAGGCTATTCATAACTATCCAGAGCCTGATGCTATGTCGTGTCGTACGATACTAGCAAAACACTTGTCAATTCCCATCGAAAATCTATCACTTGGTAATGGTGGAGCAGAATTGATATATTTACTTGGGAGACTATTTTACAAAAAACGAGTAATTGTGCTTGCACCAACATTTGCTGAGTATGGACAAGGGATTTTAGATGCCAACATAAAGGCCATACCATTAGACATAGCGAATCATTTTTCATTACCAATAGAGGAAATTTTGCAAGAATTGCAATTCGAGGATTTATTATTTCTAGGTAACCCAAACAATCCTACGGGCAAAGTATTCGAGCGAGATGAATTACTAGAAATCATCAATGTTGCTAAGGAAAAGAATGTAACAGTAATAGTAGATGAAGCGTTTATTGATTTTATTGCAGATGATAAGCATGTATCGCTACGCTCATATGTAGATGAATATCATAATTTGATAGTTTTGGGTTCTTTGACTAAGTTTTTTGCGATTCCAGCACTTAGAATCGGCTACGCTGTATCCTCAAAACAAACAATAAAGAAAATACAAGCGCTATTACCACCGTGGAACACCAATTTATTCGCCCTCGTAGCAGCAGAAGCGGCTTTATTAGACTTAGACTATATACAACAAACGAAGGTCACTGTGGCCGAAGAGCGTGAGTTTTTATATAACGAGCTAAGTTCTATAGGATTACTGGATGTGCTGCCAAGTGACGTGAATTTTCTATTATTAAGCATTAAATCAAGGAAAATAACAGCAAAAAATCTTTATGAACAGCTAGAAAAACAGGGAATTCTTATCCGCACCTGTGATTCATTTACAAATCTAACACCATATCACTTTAGAATAGCAGTACGGACCCGCGCTGAAAATGAACGCTTATTGCAAGCAATAAAGGAAGTGCTGATGGCATGCAATTAA
- a CDS encoding GHMP family kinase ATP-binding protein, whose amino-acid sequence MDKIKIGTAAAPGTCGELVQGRIDGIDFLVTCPIDMWSKVSVFQSDDISDKGFKAIKERTEDGESASLAKVQRAISIASSNEYANLNQQSNSNQQANNQTLQYIHSSDLPTGKGMASSTADIVAAYTATRRFFGVDPTADELANVAISIEPSDGIMYPGITIFDHITGRWTEKLGEALNISIVIIDPGGTVDTIAFNNRRKLKQLNDKKETQVKKALKLIKEGVIEKDSEKLGAGATISAWANQEILPKPQLQQIVDIGKYWNALGVNVAHSGTVMGIFFEQGVHCEQEIAEYIRKKNANWRVYTTKMISGGVR is encoded by the coding sequence ATGGATAAAATTAAAATAGGTACGGCAGCGGCTCCAGGGACTTGTGGAGAGCTAGTGCAGGGGCGAATTGATGGAATTGATTTTCTAGTGACATGTCCAATTGATATGTGGTCAAAGGTTTCTGTATTTCAGTCAGATGATATATCAGATAAAGGATTTAAAGCAATTAAAGAAAGAACAGAAGATGGTGAGAGTGCTTCGTTGGCAAAAGTCCAAAGGGCAATCTCAATCGCAAGTTCAAACGAATATGCAAATTTGAACCAACAATCAAATTCGAATCAACAAGCAAATAATCAGACTTTGCAATACATACACAGCTCTGATTTACCAACAGGCAAAGGTATGGCTAGTAGCACGGCAGATATAGTTGCGGCTTACACTGCAACCCGTCGATTTTTTGGCGTGGATCCTACGGCTGATGAACTTGCAAATGTGGCAATCTCGATTGAGCCAAGCGATGGCATAATGTACCCTGGTATTACTATTTTTGACCACATAACAGGACGCTGGACGGAGAAGCTTGGAGAAGCACTCAATATTAGCATTGTCATAATAGACCCTGGGGGCACTGTTGATACGATTGCCTTTAATAATAGAAGAAAGCTTAAACAGCTAAATGATAAAAAAGAAACTCAAGTAAAAAAGGCACTTAAGCTAATAAAAGAAGGCGTGATAGAAAAAGATTCCGAAAAATTAGGTGCAGGTGCAACAATAAGCGCCTGGGCCAATCAGGAGATTCTGCCAAAACCACAGCTACAGCAAATAGTTGACATCGGTAAGTACTGGAATGCGCTAGGTGTGAACGTAGCTCACAGCGGCACAGTTATGGGCATATTTTTTGAGCAAGGAGTTCATTGTGAGCAGGAAATAGCGGAATATATTCGAAAGAAAAACGCTAATTGGCGAGTATATACTACTAAGATGATATCTGGGGGTGTTCGTTAG
- the cobS gene encoding adenosylcobinamide-GDP ribazoletransferase, protein MGAIQYQIRLFLLAVSFLTIIPARSNHIATEREMAESLRYYPIVGILIGLILAATAYLANALGLGLGGDALIIVLWLILHGGLHADGLMDTADGVFSGKERSKVLEIMRDSRVGAMGVLVFVANVLLKFAFLASLPVNIKMWALLLAPVLGRAMIVYAIKYYPYARSGSGLGKSYGSYVTTNIVIVAMITVVAVSVLASPVASLFGMLIILLAATAAALFVHWIAGKLGGHTGDTYGATCEVSETLLIIFAVMGLKGFYG, encoded by the coding sequence GTGGGAGCAATACAGTATCAGATACGGCTATTTTTGTTAGCAGTTAGTTTTCTAACGATTATTCCAGCCCGCAGTAATCATATAGCCACAGAACGGGAAATGGCAGAATCACTACGGTACTATCCGATTGTTGGGATATTAATCGGGTTAATTTTAGCGGCTACTGCCTATTTGGCGAATGCCTTAGGCCTAGGTCTAGGCGGAGATGCCCTGATAATCGTATTATGGCTGATTCTTCATGGTGGATTGCACGCTGATGGTCTAATGGATACTGCTGACGGGGTGTTCAGTGGCAAGGAGCGCTCAAAAGTATTAGAAATCATGCGTGACAGTCGCGTGGGTGCTATGGGCGTTTTAGTGTTCGTCGCGAATGTACTTTTGAAATTTGCTTTTCTAGCATCTTTGCCAGTGAACATTAAGATGTGGGCATTGTTGTTGGCCCCAGTGCTCGGGAGAGCGATGATTGTATATGCTATTAAGTATTACCCATACGCACGCTCAGGTTCTGGTTTAGGTAAGAGTTATGGCTCCTATGTTACAACCAATATAGTGATAGTAGCGATGATTACGGTAGTAGCAGTAAGTGTATTAGCTTCTCCTGTTGCGTCGTTATTTGGTATGCTTATAATATTACTTGCTGCGACGGCAGCAGCGCTATTCGTACATTGGATAGCAGGGAAATTAGGCGGCCATACAGGTGACACCTACGGAGCAACCTGTGAAGTGTCAGAAACATTATTAATAATTTTTGCCGTGATGGGACTGAAAGGCTTCTATGGATAA
- a CDS encoding cob(I)yrinic acid a,c-diamide adenosyltransferase, with translation MIQIYTGDGKGKTTASLGLAMRAAGHKVKVRIIQFMKGSTYTGELSSAEKLGIEVYQFGRTCPHAAVIKSGFMNCQKCGQCWIGLKNITDIDRQKVQMAWKLAKDTVASKEYGLVILDELLNAFKYDLVTAEEVVTWLKGIPEDIEVVMTGRNAPQELIEVAHLVSEVKMIKHPYQIGVEARRGIEY, from the coding sequence ATGATTCAAATATATACAGGTGACGGCAAAGGTAAAACGACAGCATCACTCGGTCTTGCTATGCGCGCAGCGGGTCATAAAGTCAAAGTGCGTATTATTCAGTTTATGAAGGGAAGCACCTATACTGGTGAGCTCAGCTCAGCTGAAAAGCTCGGTATTGAAGTTTATCAATTTGGTAGAACATGCCCACATGCCGCTGTTATTAAATCGGGGTTTATGAATTGCCAGAAATGCGGTCAGTGTTGGATTGGGCTTAAGAATATTACGGATATAGACAGACAGAAGGTGCAAATGGCATGGAAACTTGCAAAAGATACAGTCGCCAGCAAAGAATATGGGCTTGTAATCCTTGACGAACTTCTTAATGCATTTAAGTATGATCTTGTGACTGCGGAAGAGGTAGTTACTTGGTTGAAAGGCATTCCGGAAGACATAGAAGTCGTAATGACGGGTAGAAATGCACCGCAAGAACTTATTGAGGTAGCGCACTTAGTGTCAGAAGTGAAAATGATTAAACATCCGTACCAAATTGGAGTGGAAGCACGTAGAGGTATTGAGTATTGA
- the cbiB gene encoding adenosylcobinamide-phosphate synthase CbiB, producing the protein MELAVILIVAFLVDALIGDPKRLPHPVIYIGKSISLLERIARAWAKSDKQLKLAGTIVVIIIVIGTYALVLGVIAAAFRVHTYLGWFISVLIMSQTIALNSLYRHALDVTKPLLRGDLKAARLALAMIVGRDTDSLDEHEISRGVIETVSENTVDGVTAPIFYGMLGGPALAMAYKAVNTLDSMIGYKNERYQHFGWAGAKLDDIANFIPARLTGLFYLVIAPLVPGRIKGVWHAIMNDAAKHPSPNSGIPEAAVAGALQIQLGGTNYYEGVPSHRARMGKPITSIEAKHIQQSLYIMVAVSCLFLLSSIVGAIALGSLL; encoded by the coding sequence ATGGAACTGGCGGTTATTTTAATAGTAGCATTCCTCGTTGATGCTTTAATTGGTGACCCGAAGAGACTTCCGCACCCTGTTATTTATATTGGTAAAAGTATTTCCCTCTTGGAAAGGATAGCAAGGGCATGGGCAAAATCCGATAAACAGCTTAAACTAGCAGGTACTATTGTTGTTATTATTATCGTTATTGGAACTTATGCACTAGTATTAGGAGTGATAGCAGCGGCGTTTCGGGTGCACACATATTTAGGGTGGTTTATCAGTGTCTTAATTATGAGTCAAACGATAGCTCTCAACAGTCTATACAGACATGCTCTTGACGTGACAAAACCACTACTTCGTGGTGATCTCAAAGCAGCTAGATTAGCATTGGCGATGATTGTTGGCAGAGATACCGACTCTTTGGATGAACACGAGATTAGTCGCGGCGTCATAGAAACGGTATCAGAGAATACCGTTGACGGTGTTACTGCACCGATTTTTTATGGAATGCTTGGTGGGCCTGCACTAGCTATGGCATACAAAGCAGTGAATACCTTGGATTCAATGATTGGCTATAAAAACGAACGGTATCAACACTTTGGTTGGGCAGGTGCTAAGTTGGATGATATTGCTAACTTTATTCCAGCCAGATTAACAGGTCTGTTCTACCTTGTTATTGCTCCATTGGTACCAGGAAGGATAAAGGGCGTTTGGCATGCAATAATGAATGATGCAGCTAAGCATCCAAGCCCTAACAGCGGGATACCAGAAGCTGCTGTGGCGGGGGCATTGCAAATCCAACTAGGTGGAACGAATTATTACGAAGGAGTCCCATCACATAGAGCCAGGATGGGTAAACCAATTACATCGATAGAAGCAAAGCACATTCAACAAAGTTTATACATTATGGTAGCTGTCTCATGCTTGTTTTTATTAAGCTCTATAGTAGGCGCAATTGCACTAGGAAGTTTGCTCTAA
- a CDS encoding cobyric acid synthase, translating to MTGKPIMLQGTSSNVGKSVLAAALCRIFYQDGFQTAPFKAQNMALNSAVTPDGGEIGRAQAVQAEAACVKPTVEMNPVLIKPKQDMHAQIVVMGKPYADMSAKDYRSKFLPGAHGLVLECINKLKQQYEVLVIEGAGSPAEVNLKSRDIVNMKTAELADSPVLLIADIDRGGVFASLVGTLELLEPEERLRVKGFIINKFRGDIDLLKPGLDFLEQKTGIPVLGVIPYLHDHGIEEEDSVWLSEIKQLQASNKANRAGNKAKQTSENVIKIAVTQLPRISNFTDMMPFMRLPDTELRFVNKGECIGDVDVVIIPGTKNSILDLLYLKEQRYDKEIIELAAKGARIVGICGGYQMLGKELLDPTGTEADVGNQQGLGLLPISTTYSATKSTFQVEAKLMATTGFWKDVSGQTVRGYEIHMGQSKLDAGAAPLLEIKARSGQETDVVDGAYSENGKIFGTHVHGFFDNITILKAFINDLRAEKGLSPIEEQQLGVYQKEQNYNRLADAVRESLDMERLYEIIGLTKKTKGA from the coding sequence ATGACAGGAAAACCTATTATGCTACAGGGGACATCCTCCAATGTGGGAAAAAGTGTCTTGGCGGCGGCCTTATGTAGAATTTTTTATCAAGATGGATTTCAAACGGCACCGTTTAAAGCGCAGAATATGGCGTTGAATTCGGCTGTAACCCCTGATGGTGGAGAAATCGGCAGGGCACAGGCAGTACAGGCGGAAGCAGCGTGTGTAAAACCAACAGTAGAAATGAATCCTGTACTGATTAAACCGAAGCAGGATATGCATGCACAAATTGTTGTGATGGGGAAGCCCTATGCAGATATGTCAGCTAAGGATTATCGGAGCAAATTTCTACCTGGTGCCCATGGTTTAGTACTTGAGTGTATCAATAAGCTTAAACAACAATATGAGGTTCTAGTAATTGAAGGAGCAGGAAGTCCTGCAGAGGTGAATTTAAAAAGTCGCGACATTGTCAATATGAAGACTGCAGAACTCGCTGATTCCCCTGTGCTATTAATTGCTGATATTGACCGAGGTGGTGTATTTGCTTCATTGGTCGGAACCCTTGAGCTATTAGAACCAGAAGAACGATTACGGGTAAAGGGTTTTATCATCAATAAGTTCCGAGGGGATATTGACTTGTTAAAGCCAGGATTAGACTTTCTTGAACAAAAGACTGGCATTCCCGTTCTAGGCGTAATACCTTACTTGCATGACCATGGAATCGAGGAAGAGGATTCCGTATGGTTATCAGAGATAAAGCAATTACAAGCGAGTAACAAAGCTAACCGTGCCGGCAACAAAGCCAAACAAACGAGTGAAAATGTTATAAAGATTGCTGTAACTCAGCTGCCACGAATTTCAAATTTTACAGATATGATGCCGTTTATGCGGTTGCCTGACACAGAACTGCGCTTTGTTAATAAAGGCGAGTGTATAGGTGATGTTGATGTCGTTATAATACCAGGTACAAAAAACTCAATTCTAGATTTACTTTATTTGAAAGAACAGAGATATGACAAAGAAATTATTGAATTAGCTGCAAAAGGGGCAAGGATAGTAGGGATTTGTGGAGGCTATCAGATGCTTGGCAAGGAGCTGTTAGATCCAACTGGCACAGAGGCCGATGTTGGTAATCAACAGGGGCTAGGACTGCTACCGATAAGTACGACCTATAGTGCGACAAAAAGCACCTTCCAAGTAGAAGCAAAACTCATGGCAACCACAGGATTTTGGAAAGATGTAAGCGGTCAGACAGTACGCGGTTATGAAATACATATGGGACAATCCAAATTGGATGCTGGAGCAGCACCATTGCTGGAGATAAAAGCCCGTTCAGGTCAAGAAACAGACGTAGTCGATGGCGCTTATTCTGAAAATGGTAAGATCTTTGGAACCCATGTACACGGTTTTTTTGATAATATCACTATACTAAAAGCCTTTATTAATGACTTGCGTGCAGAGAAAGGCCTTTCGCCGATAGAAGAGCAGCAGCTAGGGGTTTATCAGAAGGAGCAAAACTATAACCGTCTAGCAGATGCCGTAAGAGAGTCATTGGATATGGAACGATTGTATGAGATTATTGGCTTAACGAAAAAGACTAAGGGTGCATGA
- the cobU gene encoding bifunctional adenosylcobinamide kinase/adenosylcobinamide-phosphate guanylyltransferase, producing the protein MAKLVMVVGGSRSGKSSFAEKLAFDYEKANENTSENTTVYYIATGKIFDEEFAKRVKQHTVRRPKHWITIEEPIFISEVLQGEGAPKHRIQSEGTPLYLIDGVGTWVANLMYQSELQPELVTGVFHWDEGIEQRCINEIERFIDGCANASGTIILVADEVGMDVVPEHKEARVFRDLNGLANQKLAKQADEVHLVVCGIPVQIK; encoded by the coding sequence ATGGCGAAATTGGTTATGGTTGTCGGAGGAAGTCGAAGCGGTAAAAGCTCATTTGCTGAGAAGTTAGCCTTTGATTACGAGAAAGCTAATGAAAATACATCTGAAAATACAACCGTTTATTATATTGCTACGGGCAAAATCTTTGATGAAGAGTTTGCGAAGCGAGTGAAACAACACACGGTCAGAAGGCCAAAGCATTGGATTACAATTGAAGAACCCATTTTTATCTCAGAAGTACTTCAAGGCGAAGGTGCTCCAAAGCATAGGATTCAAAGCGAAGGCACTCCATTGTATCTAATCGATGGCGTAGGCACCTGGGTAGCCAATCTGATGTATCAGTCAGAGCTCCAGCCAGAGCTTGTGACTGGAGTATTTCACTGGGATGAAGGAATTGAACAACGATGCATTAATGAAATCGAGCGTTTTATAGATGGGTGTGCAAATGCTTCAGGGACGATTATACTTGTAGCTGATGAAGTGGGTATGGATGTTGTCCCAGAACATAAGGAGGCGAGGGTTTTTCGTGACTTGAATGGTCTAGCTAACCAAAAGCTTGCAAAGCAAGCAGACGAAGTACATCTCGTTGTTTGTGGCATTCCAGTGCAGATTAAATAA
- a CDS encoding precorrin-8X methylmutase, whose protein sequence is MSIGENLQIIWNPQEIERKSMSIIDEYLQGKSFAPVEKDIIKRIIHTTGDPDILDSICIHKEASRAGIEALRGGCNVYTDVNMLLAGVNRKKLQGYGGDAYCKIADEDIAKAAQELGITRAAAAMRLWGSQLDGSVVAIGNAPTALFEVLDLIEKGIAKPALIVGTPVGFVGAMESKELMIEKNLVPYVTVRGTRGGSPSAVSVVNALLYYQGN, encoded by the coding sequence ATGAGTATCGGCGAAAACTTACAAATCATCTGGAATCCGCAAGAAATTGAACGTAAGAGCATGTCCATTATAGATGAGTATCTTCAAGGGAAGAGTTTTGCTCCCGTGGAAAAAGATATTATTAAGCGCATCATCCACACAACAGGTGATCCAGACATACTTGACAGTATATGCATCCATAAAGAAGCAAGTCGAGCAGGAATTGAAGCCCTGCGTGGAGGCTGCAATGTCTATACAGACGTAAATATGCTACTTGCAGGAGTCAATCGCAAAAAATTGCAAGGGTATGGAGGCGATGCCTATTGCAAAATTGCCGATGAAGATATTGCCAAAGCGGCCCAAGAGTTAGGGATTACTAGGGCAGCGGCAGCTATGCGACTGTGGGGCAGTCAGCTCGATGGCTCGGTTGTTGCAATTGGTAATGCTCCGACAGCTCTATTTGAAGTGCTTGATTTAATTGAGAAGGGCATAGCAAAACCAGCATTAATCGTTGGTACACCTGTCGGGTTTGTTGGGGCCATGGAATCCAAGGAGCTAATGATAGAAAAAAACCTCGTGCCCTATGTAACGGTGCGTGGCACACGCGGTGGAAGCCCAAGCGCAGTCAGTGTTGTAAATGCACTCTTATATTACCAAGGGAATTAA
- a CDS encoding sirohydrochlorin chelatase produces MKEGIILLGHGSRREEANQEIHQMAKNIQERNPEGLYEVGFLSFGEPNIGDAAKRLIKKGVEKIIVMPMFLVTGNHIKRDIPSRLMMLKTTHPDVVFVLAKHFGPHPGILDIVEDRIKEAQAL; encoded by the coding sequence ATGAAAGAAGGCATAATTTTGTTAGGACACGGAAGTCGTAGAGAAGAGGCAAATCAAGAAATTCATCAAATGGCGAAAAATATTCAGGAGCGAAACCCTGAAGGTCTGTATGAAGTAGGCTTTCTATCCTTTGGTGAGCCGAATATTGGAGATGCAGCAAAGCGTTTAATTAAGAAGGGTGTAGAAAAAATTATTGTTATGCCGATGTTCCTTGTTACAGGTAATCATATAAAACGTGATATTCCAAGTCGTTTAATGATGCTAAAGACTACGCATCCAGATGTTGTCTTTGTGCTGGCAAAGCATTTTGGTCCACATCCAGGCATATTAGACATCGTTGAAGATCGAATCAAAGAGGCACAAGCACTATGA
- the cobK gene encoding precorrin-6A reductase, whose translation MIFVLAGTTESRAAISALQNAGHRVGASVVTAFGSNLLTRQGVTYINQGRFDEHTLTTALLDNQVQCLVDATHPYAIEISKLAMKVAAALQIPYIRYERQAGDVHEHPLVKHVQNLEEVETLIKPNQRVFSTLGSKSLPVLVPMMKRVGAELIVRVLPCTESIQLCEQIGVDLANIVAMKGPFTEMLNTALFRQYNIDVMLTKESGHSGGFHEKIKSASELDITSLVIRRPELLYPEIADTIEQLIEKVTGVGIEQSNQSSAHQERCQPIT comes from the coding sequence ATGATATTTGTCTTAGCGGGTACGACAGAGAGTAGGGCAGCGATTAGTGCATTGCAAAATGCGGGGCATCGAGTCGGTGCATCCGTAGTCACGGCATTTGGTTCGAACCTCCTAACTCGGCAAGGTGTCACATATATCAATCAAGGTAGATTTGATGAACATACATTGACAACAGCGCTTTTGGATAATCAAGTCCAATGCCTGGTTGATGCTACACATCCTTATGCCATCGAGATTAGCAAGTTAGCAATGAAAGTAGCTGCAGCTTTGCAAATCCCGTATATCCGTTATGAAAGACAGGCCGGCGATGTGCATGAGCATCCTCTGGTAAAACATGTACAAAATCTTGAAGAGGTAGAGACTCTGATTAAACCTAATCAAAGAGTGTTTAGTACCTTAGGTAGTAAAAGCCTACCAGTATTAGTACCAATGATGAAAAGGGTAGGAGCTGAGCTAATTGTTCGTGTCCTGCCTTGTACAGAATCGATACAATTATGTGAGCAGATAGGGGTAGACCTAGCAAACATAGTTGCAATGAAGGGACCATTTACGGAAATGCTGAACACGGCTTTGTTTAGACAATACAATATTGATGTCATGCTGACAAAAGAAAGTGGTCATAGTGGAGGTTTTCACGAGAAAATCAAATCGGCATCCGAGCTCGATATAACAAGCTTAGTAATTCGTAGACCAGAGCTCTTATATCCAGAGATAGCAGATACTATCGAACAATTAATAGAAAAGGTCACAGGAGTAGGAATCGAGCAGAGCAATCAAAGCAGTGCTCACCAAGAGCGCTGTCAGCCAATTACATGA